One window of Phycisphaeraceae bacterium genomic DNA carries:
- a CDS encoding VWA domain-containing protein produces the protein MKNRFVTLCCAFLGLCALGVLTNCGNTSYQSNGGYTTHAQSDASVRNGFTLMEKAPPSKPGSIFAATIGQTISVSADEEIWVIQRPVIDPNSSQDDTPGCGSMMCIVNTNTTNEIVEVPVPLKHTSVSANVTGWIASVDVTQQFHNPFDETIEAVYLFPLPVSAAINEFVMTIGDRHIRGIIREREEAEQVYEAAKAAGHTASLLNQQRPNIFEQKVANIEPGKQIDIDITYFHTLTWSDGWFEFVFPMVVGPRFNPPGFTDGIGAVARGSTGSSQKNTIEYLRPNERSGHDINVSVSIDAGVSIETIESLSHVIRVKHDQNRPEHAAIELSENDRVPNKDFVLRYKVAGDAIKSVLLAQQDNDGQGGYFMLMLVPPDSLRGLERAPVEMVFVLDSSGSMQGAPIEQARRAINRGLMLLEPSDAFQIVNFSDTASPFGPRSLDASAENIKLGQQHISNVTSGGGTMMMNGIKTALGFPSDPQRLRFVTFLTDGFIGNEQQVMRAVHDQLGPARVFSFGVGQAPNRFLMEGMARAGRGAVAYLSLDDSSNRVMDTFFEAISHPALTDVQAYYSPGAQVREVYPQNIPDLFVGRPVILTGRYDGTIENSVTITGKTGNQNVSLTVPVQSFDENASNGNTSALSTVWARMKIADLMRQMWLYGEDTSNQVRMTALTHGLMSEFTSYVAVDSLSQTEGTAKTVNVPVLVPDGTTFETTVGQGG, from the coding sequence ATGAAGAATCGCTTCGTTACCTTGTGCTGTGCGTTCCTTGGCTTGTGCGCGCTGGGTGTACTCACAAACTGCGGCAACACTTCGTATCAATCGAATGGTGGCTACACCACCCACGCTCAATCTGATGCGTCAGTTCGCAATGGATTCACACTGATGGAGAAAGCGCCTCCGAGCAAGCCCGGCTCTATCTTTGCAGCGACGATAGGGCAAACGATCTCTGTCTCTGCAGACGAGGAGATCTGGGTGATCCAGCGTCCTGTGATTGATCCGAACAGCTCACAGGACGATACGCCCGGTTGCGGCTCAATGATGTGCATCGTGAACACCAACACGACGAACGAAATAGTTGAAGTGCCCGTGCCACTCAAGCACACGAGTGTGTCGGCAAACGTGACAGGCTGGATCGCGAGCGTCGATGTCACGCAGCAGTTCCACAATCCGTTCGATGAGACCATCGAAGCGGTCTACCTGTTCCCGCTTCCGGTCAGCGCGGCGATCAACGAGTTTGTGATGACCATCGGCGATCGACACATCCGCGGGATCATCCGCGAGCGCGAGGAAGCAGAGCAGGTCTACGAAGCAGCAAAGGCAGCCGGGCACACCGCGTCATTGCTCAATCAGCAGCGACCCAACATCTTCGAGCAGAAGGTCGCGAATATCGAGCCGGGCAAGCAGATCGATATCGATATCACGTATTTCCACACGCTCACATGGTCCGACGGATGGTTCGAGTTTGTCTTCCCGATGGTGGTGGGGCCTCGATTCAATCCGCCTGGGTTTACCGATGGGATCGGTGCGGTGGCGCGCGGAAGCACCGGGTCGTCACAGAAAAACACGATCGAGTATCTCAGGCCCAACGAACGCAGCGGGCACGATATCAACGTGAGCGTGTCGATCGACGCGGGCGTATCCATCGAGACAATCGAGTCACTCTCGCACGTGATCCGTGTCAAGCACGATCAGAATAGACCAGAGCACGCTGCTATCGAGCTTTCTGAGAACGATCGCGTCCCGAACAAGGACTTTGTGCTTCGGTATAAGGTTGCGGGCGATGCGATCAAGTCTGTGCTGCTTGCCCAGCAGGATAACGACGGGCAGGGTGGGTACTTCATGCTGATGCTCGTGCCGCCGGACTCATTGCGGGGGCTTGAGCGTGCGCCAGTCGAGATGGTGTTCGTGCTCGATTCGTCGGGCAGCATGCAGGGCGCTCCGATCGAGCAGGCACGACGTGCGATCAATCGCGGATTGATGCTGCTTGAGCCGAGTGACGCGTTCCAGATCGTGAACTTTTCTGATACAGCATCACCATTCGGGCCGCGATCTCTTGATGCATCCGCTGAAAACATCAAACTGGGTCAACAGCACATAAGCAACGTGACATCGGGTGGTGGGACCATGATGATGAACGGCATCAAGACAGCGCTCGGGTTCCCGAGTGATCCGCAGCGTCTGCGATTCGTCACGTTTCTGACAGATGGATTTATCGGCAACGAGCAACAGGTGATGCGCGCAGTGCACGATCAACTTGGGCCAGCACGGGTGTTCTCGTTCGGCGTGGGGCAGGCGCCAAACCGGTTCCTGATGGAGGGGATGGCGCGTGCTGGTCGCGGCGCGGTGGCGTATCTCTCGCTCGACGATTCGTCCAATCGAGTCATGGACACGTTCTTCGAGGCGATCAGCCATCCCGCGCTGACCGACGTGCAGGCGTACTACTCGCCCGGTGCGCAGGTGCGCGAGGTCTATCCGCAGAACATCCCGGATCTCTTCGTGGGCAGGCCCGTCATTCTCACCGGCAGATACGACGGCACGATTGAGAACTCGGTCACGATCACCGGTAAAACGGGGAATCAGAACGTGTCGCTCACAGTGCCTGTGCAGTCGTTCGATGAAAATGCATCGAATGGGAATACATCGGCGCTCTCGACGGTCTGGGCGCGCATGAAGATCGCTGACCTGATGCGCCAGATGTGGCTCTATGGCGAGGATACGTCGAACCAGGTGCGCATGACCGCGCTCACGCATGGACTGATGAGCGAGTTCACATCGTACGTTGCAGTCGATTCGCTCTCGCAGACCGAGGGAACTGCAAAGACAGTCAATGTACCCGTGCTCGTGCCCGATGGCACAACCTTTGAAACGACAGTTGGGCAAGGTGGATAA
- a CDS encoding fatty acid desaturase: MPSFSSSPSPSASETTAPLSRKPRVTWQTIGTVVQLLCTALSIFTWQLGLWPVTILLWSPIVWLNHAALARLHEAAHGTLVKHRLLNELHGIAIGTLALIPLSVYRYVHARHHAHLGNERDPEFWPYNTPSASRLVRVIYAWTELIAGYVFTTVLYSVRTLRSWPIVPPSQRRRITLEWMLIITVWTLAITIAHEQGWWPEFLVGFLIPAWLTGMFQTLRKFTEHLGMHGDTIMSMTRTVSYKGVIGKAASLSQMHVDHHGTHHRHARIPYYDLPDATPRVYSDGNEMYLFPTHFAAMRDMLPHLLDPKLGPQWVKKTSV; the protein is encoded by the coding sequence ATGCCATCTTTCTCGTCCAGTCCATCTCCCAGCGCATCCGAAACTACTGCGCCTCTATCGCGCAAGCCGCGTGTCACGTGGCAGACCATTGGCACAGTTGTCCAGCTTCTCTGTACTGCTCTGAGTATCTTCACATGGCAGCTTGGATTGTGGCCTGTCACGATCCTGCTCTGGTCACCCATCGTCTGGCTGAATCACGCAGCGCTTGCGAGACTGCACGAAGCCGCTCACGGCACACTCGTAAAACACAGATTGCTCAATGAACTCCACGGCATTGCCATAGGCACGCTCGCGCTCATCCCGCTCTCGGTCTACCGATACGTTCACGCGAGACACCACGCCCATCTCGGCAACGAACGCGATCCCGAGTTCTGGCCATATAACACGCCGAGTGCGTCGCGCCTCGTGCGCGTCATCTACGCATGGACAGAACTGATCGCTGGCTACGTGTTTACCACCGTGCTCTATTCAGTTCGTACGCTGCGCTCGTGGCCGATCGTGCCGCCATCACAACGACGGCGCATCACGCTTGAGTGGATGCTCATCATCACGGTGTGGACGCTCGCGATCACGATTGCGCACGAGCAAGGGTGGTGGCCAGAGTTTCTTGTCGGATTCCTGATCCCCGCGTGGCTGACGGGCATGTTCCAGACGCTGCGCAAGTTCACCGAGCATCTCGGGATGCACGGCGACACCATCATGTCGATGACGCGAACGGTCTCGTACAAGGGCGTAATCGGCAAAGCAGCATCACTCTCGCAGATGCATGTCGATCATCACGGCACACACCATCGGCACGCGCGCATCCCGTACTACGACCTGCCCGACGCGACGCCTCGCGTCTACAGCGATGGGAACGAGATGTACCTGTTTCCAACACACTTTGCGGCAATGCGCGACATGCTGCCGCATCTGCTTGATCCAAAGCTCGGGCCACAGTGGGTGAAGAAAACATCCGTGTAG
- a CDS encoding DUF389 domain-containing protein has translation MRAALVIIEAFGLDAISWASDIANSCGQALVVVCVSKDSSSHLDKVSANKNDLLQLIATTLSTLEKPGMPKPEVYDCRGPALHRAVLDAINEFDLQQLVLPMDLDQRSSSAHVATRKLIRAAPVDVLAIDVGQCAEPDRILIPQIDGGGSFAIQYAARCVGRDDLGVRVITDVKNPARSNRVFARAKSKLAKNRQESLKQIEAKLPLEKALFEHIATNDLVLFNAESAPKISQMISKLVNLRQERPDTAFAVGVLRAAHAAGSGRIERTLERLRQHAPMLSREQRRDIHALLDSKGGLSTEFVVMMVLSASIASLGLIQSSTAVVIGAMLVAPLMTPLVAIGMSLVQGNPQLFNRAVKAMVVGIVAALGASIAIGLTSPWSELSAEILARGSPNVFDLFIALLSGVAAAFALARPGLAGTLVGVAIAVALVPPLASVGIATIKGHFNVAFGAGVLFSTNLFAIVVGTAIVFRFFGLNAAKRGDEVPRWVQTVLMIVALGLIPVTAVLISNLQSQLHEGVHRPYARPLPPAVRKAITDRVARSPDVRLIMMAQSEIEDGFGIQILLASPGPADTELERDLMEIIRKQLGNRTPAHVLSLREAAASQSDEPN, from the coding sequence ATGCGGGCAGCACTCGTCATCATTGAAGCATTCGGGCTTGACGCGATCTCGTGGGCATCGGACATTGCGAACTCGTGCGGACAAGCGCTGGTTGTCGTATGCGTCAGCAAGGATTCCAGCTCGCACCTCGACAAGGTCAGCGCAAACAAGAACGATCTTCTCCAGTTGATCGCTACGACATTATCTACGCTGGAAAAGCCTGGCATGCCAAAGCCGGAGGTCTACGACTGTCGCGGCCCGGCACTGCACAGGGCGGTGCTCGACGCGATCAATGAGTTTGACCTTCAGCAGCTTGTTCTTCCCATGGACCTTGATCAACGGTCGTCGAGTGCGCACGTTGCAACGCGAAAGTTGATCCGCGCTGCACCTGTGGATGTGCTGGCGATCGATGTCGGGCAGTGCGCTGAACCCGATCGGATTCTCATCCCGCAGATCGACGGAGGCGGATCGTTTGCTATCCAGTACGCTGCTCGGTGTGTAGGGCGCGATGATCTTGGTGTGCGAGTAATCACCGATGTCAAGAACCCGGCGCGCTCGAACAGGGTATTTGCAAGAGCGAAGAGCAAACTGGCAAAGAACCGGCAGGAGTCTCTGAAGCAGATTGAGGCAAAGTTGCCGCTGGAGAAGGCGCTGTTTGAGCATATCGCAACCAATGACCTTGTGCTTTTCAATGCGGAGAGCGCTCCGAAGATCAGCCAGATGATCAGCAAGCTGGTGAACCTGCGTCAGGAGCGCCCGGACACAGCGTTCGCTGTCGGCGTGCTGCGCGCAGCGCACGCTGCGGGGTCGGGACGCATCGAGCGCACGCTCGAACGCCTTCGACAGCACGCGCCGATGCTCTCGCGCGAACAAAGACGCGACATCCACGCCTTGCTGGATTCAAAGGGTGGATTGTCAACAGAGTTTGTTGTGATGATGGTGCTCAGCGCATCGATCGCGTCGCTCGGATTGATCCAGTCGTCGACCGCTGTGGTCATTGGCGCGATGCTGGTTGCTCCGCTCATGACACCACTGGTTGCAATCGGTATGTCTCTGGTACAGGGAAATCCCCAGCTCTTCAATCGCGCGGTCAAGGCGATGGTGGTTGGGATCGTCGCGGCGCTCGGTGCGTCGATCGCGATCGGCCTGACAAGCCCGTGGTCGGAGCTCTCAGCAGAGATCCTTGCGCGCGGCTCACCCAACGTGTTTGATCTTTTCATTGCGCTGCTGTCGGGTGTTGCTGCTGCGTTTGCGCTGGCGCGCCCGGGGCTCGCGGGGACACTGGTCGGTGTTGCAATCGCGGTCGCGCTGGTGCCGCCACTGGCATCGGTTGGGATCGCGACCATCAAGGGGCATTTTAACGTTGCGTTCGGCGCGGGTGTGCTGTTCTCAACCAACCTGTTCGCGATCGTTGTCGGAACAGCGATCGTGTTCCGATTCTTTGGTCTCAATGCAGCCAAGCGTGGCGACGAAGTGCCGCGATGGGTCCAGACGGTGCTGATGATCGTTGCGCTCGGATTGATCCCAGTCACAGCGGTGCTGATCAGTAACCTGCAAAGTCAACTCCACGAAGGTGTGCATCGGCCGTACGCTCGACCACTCCCGCCAGCAGTGCGAAAAGCAATCACGGATCGCGTCGCGCGATCGCCCGACGTGCGGCTGATCATGATGGCACAGTCCGAGATCGAGGACGGATTCGGAATCCAGATTCTGCTTGCGTCGCCGGGCCCTGCTGATACCGAGCTCGAACGCGATCTGATGGAGATCATTCGCAAGCAGCTTGGCAACCGAACTCCCGCGCACGTACTGAGCCTGCGTGAGGCTGCCGCATCACAATCTGATGAGCCCAACTGA
- a CDS encoding methyltransferase domain-containing protein: protein MDNVAAVSTPESQENLHQSSESFVSRGGLKLAHALDTFALTPHGMTCADLGCSTGGFTDCLLQRGAAKVYSVDTAYGQLAWKLRSDDRVVVMERSNALHTEPVEQVDLVVIDLGWTVQKLAIPAAARWLKPDGCIVTLIKPHYEHTAHTHDRNADIVLTPEVAERIAHDTVQQLESMGYMCDGLTPSPVIGGARQGKKRKGTGNIEYLALVRCSS from the coding sequence ATCGACAACGTGGCAGCAGTGAGCACGCCAGAATCCCAGGAAAACCTGCACCAATCGTCCGAATCGTTCGTGTCTAGAGGCGGACTCAAGCTCGCGCACGCGCTTGATACCTTCGCACTCACCCCGCACGGAATGACATGCGCTGATCTCGGGTGCTCTACCGGTGGGTTCACAGACTGCCTGCTCCAGCGTGGTGCAGCAAAGGTGTACTCGGTCGACACAGCCTACGGACAACTCGCATGGAAGCTCCGCAGTGACGATCGCGTGGTCGTAATGGAACGATCCAACGCCCTGCACACAGAACCTGTCGAACAGGTCGATCTTGTTGTGATCGATCTCGGCTGGACCGTGCAGAAGCTCGCGATCCCAGCAGCGGCGAGGTGGCTCAAACCCGATGGTTGCATCGTCACACTCATCAAGCCCCACTACGAGCACACTGCACACACACACGATCGCAATGCGGATATTGTGCTGACTCCTGAAGTCGCTGAACGCATCGCCCACGACACTGTTCAGCAGCTCGAATCGATGGGATACATGTGCGACGGGCTTACACCCTCACCCGTGATCGGTGGCGCAAGACAAGGCAAGAAACGCAAGGGCACGGGAAACATCGAGTATCTTGCGCTCGTGCGATGCAGCAGTTGA
- a CDS encoding LpxI family protein translates to MPRPLIILPDPPPPPTAIGLIAGGGRLPILVAEGLRELGHPVCGLGLARQYEPELPGLCATFKEVGLLKMGRWGRVLRKQGVRHAIMVGRVDKAKLMHDPLRMFRNIPDVTTVRNWYKHLRHDRRSHAILAVIADELDKDGIQLLDSTLPIQDQLSSSGVMTKRAPTPAQAADIDFAWPMLTEALRLDIGQAIAVREKDVIAVEAVEGTDRMIERVGDICKAKGWTLCKGARSGHDRRSDVPTVGMTTIENMAKHRAGCLALAAGDVIMLDRERMIARADELGIAIVGVPVGKVESTTWQQ, encoded by the coding sequence ATGCCTCGTCCACTCATCATCCTGCCCGATCCACCGCCACCGCCAACGGCGATCGGCCTCATCGCAGGTGGCGGCAGGCTCCCAATCCTTGTTGCAGAAGGATTGCGGGAGCTTGGGCACCCGGTGTGCGGACTGGGTTTGGCAAGGCAGTACGAGCCGGAACTCCCCGGGTTGTGCGCAACGTTTAAAGAAGTCGGACTGCTCAAGATGGGCAGATGGGGCAGAGTGTTACGAAAGCAGGGTGTGCGTCACGCGATCATGGTCGGCCGCGTTGACAAGGCAAAGCTCATGCACGACCCATTGAGGATGTTCCGCAACATACCCGATGTAACAACAGTGCGGAACTGGTACAAGCACCTGCGGCATGACCGGCGCTCGCACGCCATTCTCGCGGTTATCGCCGACGAACTCGACAAGGACGGAATCCAGCTGCTCGACTCAACGCTCCCAATTCAGGATCAGCTCTCAAGCTCCGGCGTGATGACCAAGCGTGCGCCGACACCCGCGCAGGCCGCGGATATCGACTTCGCATGGCCGATGCTCACCGAAGCGCTGCGTCTTGATATAGGTCAGGCGATTGCTGTCCGCGAGAAGGATGTCATCGCTGTCGAAGCGGTCGAGGGCACCGATCGGATGATCGAGCGTGTGGGCGACATCTGCAAGGCCAAGGGCTGGACGCTCTGCAAGGGCGCCCGCTCCGGGCATGATCGGCGCTCCGACGTCCCCACCGTTGGCATGACCACCATCGAGAACATGGCTAAGCATCGCGCAGGATGTCTTGCACTCGCAGCGGGCGATGTCATCATGCTCGATCGCGAGCGCATGATTGCCCGCGCTGACGAACTCGGAATCGCGATCGTCGGCGTTCCTGTCGGCAAGGTCGAATCGACAACGTGGCAGCAGTGA
- a CDS encoding RDD family protein, giving the protein MCARVSIAVLVVWCAACTRAQVLVASSPPSAELTDAAETHGWIVMPVGDIDPLASIGQEPRRIGVFHLPPREKIRAAKNRTMENEPGRAELVMRLSEMPTWIAARERMFYFVFSDRIAIDDQPTWRHAVMSLHVLPMPYGNSWGRSEPGRLDAMPAIPDHGEIIGFAATEMGLSVLMRSQPAEDGSSGVGVAYTFMVLKDAQWTERDLPNGFQIPTGTDCVLLVGQQGPMIGYATSEHAVWWAWEQLPGYGEQSSDWTLKQAPLGAATSTAISMISLQGEPAIVSVEQTEGNDSEYVLHTWMGDAFQRAGSVQDVPADAKAFSLDGNASVVLAWDRREQDSSLDHMPTVVELQVSGNAVIELFRGVLNLRGPIAKWELQVATLMLVMLTIGSLLIALQPEPKRNRTHLPAHRIRASRSQRLLAGMLDVVFVSALVEFIQYFLQQLDFALVDDGGVLWASLSHLMLVAVIGFLYSTLTEFAFGRTLGKSMTTCEVVQLVVEEASPPQKPTFMQAAARNGVRWLCPPVAMWGLLTARARHQGDMIAQTEVVSMIDRLGAEAPDPDRRQNNQSDEA; this is encoded by the coding sequence ATGTGTGCGCGTGTTTCGATCGCGGTGCTTGTGGTGTGGTGTGCAGCTTGCACGCGTGCGCAGGTGCTCGTTGCTTCATCGCCTCCCAGCGCAGAGCTTACAGATGCTGCCGAAACGCACGGATGGATTGTGATGCCCGTCGGTGACATTGATCCGCTCGCATCGATTGGGCAGGAGCCTCGACGTATCGGTGTGTTCCATCTGCCCCCACGCGAGAAGATTCGTGCAGCAAAGAACCGCACGATGGAGAACGAACCCGGACGAGCGGAGCTTGTGATGCGCCTGTCTGAGATGCCGACATGGATAGCAGCACGAGAACGCATGTTTTACTTTGTTTTCTCGGATCGGATTGCGATCGACGATCAACCGACGTGGCGTCATGCGGTCATGTCCTTGCACGTTCTTCCGATGCCGTACGGCAACTCATGGGGGAGAAGCGAGCCCGGACGGCTTGACGCCATGCCCGCAATACCTGATCACGGCGAGATCATCGGATTTGCTGCGACCGAGATGGGTCTCAGTGTCCTGATGCGTTCTCAGCCAGCGGAAGATGGGTCATCCGGTGTCGGTGTTGCATATACATTCATGGTGCTAAAAGATGCACAATGGACTGAGCGCGATCTACCGAATGGTTTCCAGATACCCACGGGGACTGACTGTGTGCTTCTTGTAGGCCAGCAGGGCCCGATGATCGGCTATGCAACGTCTGAGCACGCAGTGTGGTGGGCATGGGAGCAGCTTCCGGGATATGGCGAGCAATCGAGCGATTGGACCTTGAAACAGGCTCCACTAGGTGCTGCAACTTCAACTGCAATCTCAATGATTTCGTTGCAGGGTGAGCCAGCGATTGTCTCGGTAGAACAAACCGAAGGAAACGACTCTGAGTATGTCCTGCACACATGGATGGGCGACGCATTCCAGCGTGCCGGATCGGTTCAGGATGTGCCAGCTGACGCAAAGGCGTTCTCACTCGATGGAAACGCGTCCGTGGTGCTTGCATGGGATCGACGGGAGCAGGACTCGTCTCTCGATCACATGCCGACCGTTGTTGAACTGCAGGTATCGGGCAACGCCGTGATAGAGCTGTTCCGGGGTGTCTTGAACCTGCGCGGCCCCATCGCAAAGTGGGAGCTTCAGGTTGCGACGCTCATGCTGGTGATGCTCACCATTGGTTCGCTCCTGATCGCGCTTCAGCCTGAACCAAAGCGGAATAGAACACACCTGCCAGCACACCGGATTCGTGCATCTCGCAGCCAACGACTTCTTGCGGGTATGTTGGATGTCGTCTTTGTTTCCGCATTGGTCGAGTTCATTCAGTACTTCCTGCAGCAGTTGGACTTTGCACTTGTCGATGATGGCGGCGTACTTTGGGCGAGTCTGTCGCATCTCATGCTTGTAGCTGTCATCGGGTTTCTGTATAGCACATTGACTGAGTTTGCCTTCGGTAGAACGCTCGGCAAGTCGATGACAACCTGTGAGGTTGTCCAGCTTGTCGTTGAGGAGGCATCCCCGCCTCAGAAACCTACTTTCATGCAGGCCGCCGCACGAAATGGTGTTCGCTGGCTGTGTCCTCCTGTGGCGATGTGGGGACTGTTGACCGCACGGGCTCGTCATCAGGGCGACATGATCGCGCAAACAGAGGTTGTTTCGATGATTGATCGTCTGGGTGCCGAGGCTCCTGATCCGGATCGTCGTCAGAACAATCAGTCAGATGAGGCTTAA
- a CDS encoding tetratricopeptide repeat protein, whose product MAKKDAVQPDTSPEAPDRANDASSAFERLLGSWEIPAMVMSGLLLVGGLAYATLTAPSPDYRGMLDRAEQKIEQDAYTEALDELNNKVLPYAHKKSFGARNRARFHVLRARALYIGMREQGTGDEQQHKAILTEYRDAERYAGKLSARDRYFVGNTLISLEWFDRLPQLTETFGEDDTELQRELMRRGIRAAIDNSRTDDAYMLINLFGEDQKLEINDRAWSEARRAELLLASGLNDDALRHLLRWIPRADRASVDERGELQLLLGKAYKQKGDYPNALIQLERANTLLEAQGQLGSEALVQLAQVEESMGNTDSARDRYLHVTKHFPGSEQAIHAQLGLAMTEAGLHSDEAAVAAFEKLIALINERSQKTQTTSSMVTMEDVVTQLERVAQDRVEREEPSTALRFAMLARNAIGIENASLTLLELLARANYGEGEAVLNGAILENASPVDLADIAPETRESARRHLRAAGAHYRLAAERSVLSDPHLFIEMLWSAANAYNKAGDHPQALQALHDFLASAPDDPRRAEAEFRVAQMDQARGEYQLAANRYRSLIERARDPDLGKGVGPFAEQSYVPLAACLLLDTDASNDEDAELLLTDAVSGHRGDPTSKIYHDALIELGFFYYRLGRNADAVARLDEAMQRYPDDPRRTEVSFKLGDAARLDAEQINDKITIEAMPEELRQQFAAQRQERLLQGIEAFDRVIDTLEEKEWRRLTTMEQIYLRNAYFYRGDCAMALGQIERAIDMYVTARNRFRDDPASLVAFVQVFNAYLELGQLERARQTNNAAKAFLERIPDSAWDNPDLPMGITQWEQWLESSYRLLEMNRQAQAGSGE is encoded by the coding sequence ATGGCGAAGAAGGACGCAGTCCAACCAGACACTTCTCCCGAAGCACCCGATCGTGCGAACGATGCGTCATCGGCATTTGAGCGGTTGCTTGGATCGTGGGAAATCCCCGCGATGGTTATGAGCGGGCTGCTCCTGGTTGGTGGTCTTGCCTATGCAACACTCACCGCCCCAAGTCCAGATTATCGTGGGATGCTTGATCGTGCAGAGCAGAAGATCGAGCAGGATGCCTACACAGAAGCACTCGACGAACTGAACAACAAGGTGCTGCCGTATGCGCACAAGAAGTCGTTTGGTGCACGAAACCGGGCACGGTTCCATGTGCTGCGTGCGCGTGCGCTGTATATTGGCATGCGTGAACAGGGCACAGGCGACGAACAGCAACATAAAGCGATTCTGACCGAGTATCGCGATGCGGAACGCTATGCAGGGAAGCTTAGTGCGCGGGATCGATACTTTGTTGGCAACACGCTCATCAGCCTTGAATGGTTTGATCGGTTACCACAACTTACAGAAACCTTTGGTGAAGATGATACCGAGCTTCAGCGTGAACTTATGCGTCGCGGTATTCGTGCAGCAATCGACAACAGCAGGACTGACGACGCATATATGCTGATCAATCTGTTCGGTGAAGATCAGAAGCTGGAGATCAATGATCGTGCGTGGTCCGAGGCGCGGCGGGCGGAGTTGTTGCTTGCATCAGGGCTCAATGACGATGCCCTGCGGCATCTGTTGCGCTGGATTCCACGTGCTGACCGTGCGTCTGTTGACGAGCGAGGTGAGCTGCAGTTGCTGCTTGGTAAAGCGTACAAGCAGAAGGGTGACTATCCAAATGCGCTGATCCAGCTTGAGCGTGCCAACACCCTGCTGGAAGCACAGGGTCAGTTGGGTTCAGAAGCTCTTGTCCAGCTCGCACAGGTTGAAGAGAGCATGGGAAATACCGATTCAGCGCGGGATCGGTACCTGCATGTGACCAAACATTTTCCCGGTAGCGAGCAGGCAATCCACGCGCAGCTTGGTCTTGCAATGACAGAGGCTGGGTTGCACTCCGACGAGGCAGCGGTTGCCGCATTTGAAAAGCTGATCGCGTTGATCAACGAGCGAAGCCAGAAAACACAGACCACATCATCTATGGTAACAATGGAAGACGTGGTCACGCAGCTTGAACGGGTTGCGCAGGATCGCGTAGAACGAGAAGAACCATCGACCGCGCTGCGCTTTGCGATGCTTGCGAGGAACGCTATCGGTATCGAGAATGCTTCACTCACATTGTTGGAACTGCTTGCAAGAGCAAACTACGGCGAGGGCGAAGCCGTACTCAATGGAGCGATATTAGAGAATGCAAGTCCGGTAGACCTTGCCGACATTGCTCCCGAAACTCGAGAGAGTGCGCGACGACACTTGCGTGCTGCTGGCGCACACTACCGCCTTGCGGCAGAGCGGAGTGTCCTGAGCGACCCACACCTCTTTATTGAGATGCTGTGGTCAGCAGCAAATGCTTACAATAAAGCGGGTGACCATCCCCAAGCGCTTCAGGCATTGCACGACTTTCTTGCAAGCGCACCGGACGACCCCAGACGTGCAGAAGCAGAGTTCCGTGTTGCGCAGATGGATCAGGCTCGTGGAGAATACCAACTTGCAGCAAACAGATATCGAAGTCTAATTGAGCGTGCTCGTGATCCGGATCTTGGCAAGGGTGTCGGACCGTTCGCCGAGCAGAGCTACGTGCCGCTTGCAGCATGTTTGCTGCTTGACACCGATGCATCAAATGATGAGGATGCCGAACTGCTGCTGACAGATGCGGTCAGCGGCCATCGTGGCGATCCAACATCAAAGATTTACCACGATGCCTTGATTGAGCTGGGATTCTTCTACTACAGGCTTGGACGGAATGCTGATGCGGTCGCGAGGCTTGATGAAGCGATGCAGCGGTATCCCGACGATCCGCGCCGGACAGAGGTCAGCTTCAAGCTCGGCGATGCTGCGAGACTCGACGCAGAGCAGATCAACGACAAGATCACAATCGAAGCGATGCCCGAGGAACTCCGCCAGCAGTTTGCTGCTCAGCGCCAGGAACGCCTTCTCCAGGGGATCGAAGCGTTTGATCGTGTGATTGATACGCTCGAAGAGAAAGAATGGCGCAGGCTGACGACGATGGAGCAGATCTATCTGCGGAATGCGTACTTCTATCGTGGCGATTGCGCGATGGCACTCGGGCAGATTGAACGCGCGATAGACATGTATGTCACCGCAAGAAACCGGTTCAGAGATGACCCCGCGTCGCTGGTTGCATTTGTGCAGGTGTTCAACGCGTATCTCGAACTTGGGCAGCTTGAACGCGCTCGCCAGACCAACAACGCAGCAAAGGCCTTCCTTGAGCGCATCCCGGATAGTGCGTGGGATAACCCGGATCTGCCGATGGGGATAACGCAGTGGGAGCAGTGGCTCGAATCGAGCTATCGATTGCTTGAGATGAACAGACAGGCCCAAGCGGGATCCGGTGAGTAA